The Phycisphaerae bacterium DNA window AAGAGGGAAAAGACGCGGCAGGCACGTTTGGCCCCTGAAGGGGATAACCAATCGAAAGGAGAGATTCATGCAGGCATTGGTAACGCGAGTCAAGAGTTTTGTTCGGAGCGAAGATGGCCCGACCGCGACTGAGTACGCGGTGATGCTGGCCCTGATCATCATTGTGGCCCTGGCGGGCATTACCCTCCTGGGCACCAAGGTGAACGCGATCTTCACGAACGTCGAGGGAGCCCTGGCCACCGGTGCGTAATGGTTGGGCGTACGCAGGCTTCGCGTAGGAAGGAAGCATTCAAGTAGGTCTTGGGGGGCGCCCGTTCGGAGGTCGGACGGGCGCCCACCAGCCTGTCTGGGGCAAGAATGCCGCGGGCCTGAAAACAGGATGCAGTCGGTCGGAGCCGGGAAGGAAGCGAATACTGGAGTCGATCGATGCACTCAGCTTTGTGGTTGACGACCTGTGCGATAATGGTCCCCGGGATTCTCTGGGCGTCGTGGATTGACTACAAGGAACGCCGGGTACCGAACTGGCTGAACGCAGCCATTGCGATGACGGGTTTCCTCGCCCAGGCTCACTTCTTCGGATGGCAGGGTCTTGCGGCCGGTGCCGCGGGCCTGGCCGTCGGTTTTGCCGTTCTCATTGTTCCATGGCTTATGCATGGCATGGGCGCAGGTGACGTCAAGTTGATGATGGCGATTGGCGTTTGGCTGGGGCCGTGGCTCACCTTCCTGTCATTCTGTGTGGGCGCGGTGGTCGGCGGAGTCATCGCGGTGGTTATGATTCTGTCCAGCGGGCGTTTGTGGCATGCCTATGCCAACCTGGCCACGATCGCAACCAAGGTGTCCAGCCGGTCGACCCTTTTCACCGAGTTCGGCTCGGCCAAGAGCTTCGGCAGTACTTCCCAGCTGTTGCCGTACGGTGTTCCTTTGACCATCGGCACGCTGATGGTGTTCTTCGGGCAGCAGTGGTTGATTGGGTGACAAGATAGACAGAGGAGGCGCAAGATGAAGACGAGGGGAAACCCAGGATTGAGGGGGCTCAGCTCCCGTCGGCCCGCGGCTCGACGTGGCGGAGCGGTCGTCGAGATGGCCGTTGTGACCCCGCTGTTGCTCCTGATGCTGTTTGGGATCATCGAGTTCGGCTACATCTTCATGATGGAGAACTCGCTGACCAACGCGACCCGCGAAGCGTGTCGCACGGCGACCCTGCCGGGCTCGACCGACACGGACAT harbors:
- a CDS encoding prepilin peptidase encodes the protein MHSALWLTTCAIMVPGILWASWIDYKERRVPNWLNAAIAMTGFLAQAHFFGWQGLAAGAAGLAVGFAVLIVPWLMHGMGAGDVKLMMAIGVWLGPWLTFLSFCVGAVVGGVIAVVMILSSGRLWHAYANLATIATKVSSRSTLFTEFGSAKSFGSTSQLLPYGVPLTIGTLMVFFGQQWLIG
- a CDS encoding Flp family type IVb pilin, which codes for MQALVTRVKSFVRSEDGPTATEYAVMLALIIIVALAGITLLGTKVNAIFTNVEGALATGA